The genomic segment GCTGCTGTGCATCGGATCGATGTTCCAGGTGGAGGTCTGAGCCGCGGCGAAGGGAGCGGCGAGGGCAAGAGCGCCGAGCGTGAGAGCAAGACGATGCATGGGGAAATCCTTTCAATGAAGTCCACGTGGGCCGGTGCTTGGAGCGTTCCCACGGATTGCGTGAACGAGGAAGAAAGCCGCGCGAGGGCGGGGGAAGGGGAAGCGCTCACAGAAAGGATGCCACCGGGCAGTTGTTTGTTGCAACAACTATTTTGTGAGGGGTGTGTTTCGCAGGAAATCCGGGAAGAGGTGATGGTGATTTGCAGGGTGGATCAGGGACGCGGGCGGGGTGAGCCTTCAACGTGAAACGCGAGTAACCATTACCTCGGGTGCCGAGGTACTTAGCACTAAGGTGGAATTGAGGACCTCTGGGCAGGTTCCTATGATCCCTATATTGCAATCATCATTCTTAGCCGCGTATGCGGCCTGGAGCATTCGGAACGATTTGCGGTGCAAGCCGACGTGCGGCCGAAGAACGCGGCGCAGTCCAGACGAGAGCATTCAAGGCACCCGCACAGGCCAACCATGGAACGCGCAGCAGGCGCGATGCGATTAGTAAAGTTGCTGGAGATGGTTTGTGAGATCAGTGCGCGTTGAAGATTCCCCGAGGCGAACGAATCCGGTGCTGGAAGCGCTGGCCGGGGACCAGCGGGAGACGCTTGGGGAGAATTCGTTCCGGCGGATGATTGCCGTGGAGCGGAAACGGAGCGAGCGATCGAAGGAGCCGTTCCTGCTGCTGCTGGTGGAACTGGGCGACGAGCAGGAGCCGAAAGACAACCGGAAGGTGCTGGAACGGATGCTGGAGGCTCTGCGGTTGTGCAGCCGGGAGACCGACGTCATTGGTTGGTACAAGGAGCACAGTGCGATTGGGGTGATGTTCACGGGCCTGGTTGTGAAGGACAAGGACCTGATCCGGTCGACGCTGCTCTCACGCGTGAGCGACCTGCTGAGGAATGAGCTGACGTTCGACCAGTTCGACGAGGTGCGGCTGTCGTTCCATTTCTTTCCAGATGCGTGGGATCACGAGAAGGACGGCGATGGGCCCACGAATGTGACGCTGTATCCGGACCTGATGAATCCGCCGGCGAAAAAGAAGTCGCTGCTGATGATGAAGCGGGCGATCGATGTTGTGGCGAGCGGACTGGGGCTGCTGGTGCTGTCGCCGGTGTTTGCGGCGATTGCGATTTTGATCAAGCTGACGTCGAAGGGGCCGGTGCTCTTCAAGCAGCAGCGCGTGGGTCAGTACGGAAAGCTGTTTACGGTTTTGAAGTTCCGCTCGATGTTTGTGAACAACGATCACAGCGTGCACCAGGAGTATGTGACGAAGCTGATCGCGAACCAGGCGCAGCGGCACGGGGCAACGGGCGCGGGCGATGGGGTGTACAAGCTGACAAACGATCGCCGGATCACGCCGCTGGGAGAGTTTCTGCGGCGGACGAGCCTGGACGAGCTTCCGCAGATTTTCAATGTGTTACTCGGGGAGATGTCGCTGGTGGGACCGCGTCCGGCGATTCCTTACGAATTGGCTGCGTACCAGACATGGCACAGACGGCGGATTCTGGAGGCGAAGCCTGGGATTACCGGCCTGTGGCAGGTGACGGGGCGGAGCCTGGTGAAGTTCGACGATATGGTGCGGCTCGATTTGCGCTACGCAAATTCGTGGTCGCTTTGGCTGGATCTTTGGATTCTGGTGCGCACGCCCATGGCAGTGATTCGAGGTTCGGGCGCCTATTAAGCAAGAGACGGGCGCCTCTGCTGCACTTCTCCTAACTCCTAGCGTCTTGATCAGTTTGCGGACTCGAGAGATCGAGCCCTTTTCGACCTAGCCGAGCTCAGCGGCGCTTGACGGATAGTGATGCGGGTCACCCCGCTCACTAACTCTTCTTCTGTGATCCAAATAGAGGCATATACTGCCCTGTGAAAACCTTGAAAGCACGGTGAGCCGGTGAATTTTGGCGTGATCGGTTATGGCTACTGGGGACCGAACGTCGTGAGGAATCTTGCGACGCTGGAGGGGACCCAGGTGTTGGCCATTGCGGACCTGGATGCAGGGGCGCGGCAACGGGCGCAGCGCGCGTATCCGGCGATTCACGTGACGGCGGACGCGCGGGAGGTGCTGACATCGACAAAGATCGATGCGATCGCGGTGATTTCGCCGGTGTGGACGCATTATGAGCTGACGAAGGCGGCGCTCGAAAACGGCAAGCATGTGTTTGTCGAAAAGCCGTTTACGGCTAACACGGCGCAAGGGCAGGAACTGGTGGAATTGGCGGAGAAGCGCAACCTGAAGATCATGGTGGATCACACGTTCCTATTTACGGGGGCGGTGAAGAAGATCAGCCAGTTGATCGATGAGGGGGCGCTGGGGAAGCTGTACTACTACGATTCGACGCGCGTGAACCTGGGGCTGCTGCAGCATGACGTGAATGTGCTGTGGGATTTGGCGCCGCACGATTTGTCGATCATGGATCACCTGATCAAGGAGACGCCCGAGGCCGTCGTTGCCACAGGAGAGAAGCACCTGAACGACTATGAAGACGTGGCGTATATGACGTTGTACTTCCCGGGAAAGACGATTGCGCACATCAACGTGAACTGGCTTTCTCCAGTGAAGGTGCGGATGACGCTGATTGGCGGGGAGAGGAAGATGGTGGTGTGGAACGACCTGGTGGCTGATGAGAAGGTCAGGGTGTACGACCGGGGCGTGCAGACGACGACGCAGGAAGGCATGTATAAGCTGCTGGTGAATTACCGGTCGGGTGATATGTATGCGCCGCGGATTGAACCGGCAGAAGCGCTGACGCAGGAGCTCAAGTATTTTGTGGATTGCATCACAACGGGAACGGATCCGATTAATGACGGGCGGGCCGGGCTGCGGGTGGTGAGGATGCTGGAAGCAGCGACGAAGTCGCTGAGCACACGAGGATCGCTGGTGAAGCTATGAGTACATTCAACTGCATTGCGGATGACGTCAGGCTGGGTGTGGGCGTGAAGCTGGCGAAATTC from the Occallatibacter riparius genome contains:
- a CDS encoding sugar transferase, encoding MRSVRVEDSPRRTNPVLEALAGDQRETLGENSFRRMIAVERKRSERSKEPFLLLLVELGDEQEPKDNRKVLERMLEALRLCSRETDVIGWYKEHSAIGVMFTGLVVKDKDLIRSTLLSRVSDLLRNELTFDQFDEVRLSFHFFPDAWDHEKDGDGPTNVTLYPDLMNPPAKKKSLLMMKRAIDVVASGLGLLVLSPVFAAIAILIKLTSKGPVLFKQQRVGQYGKLFTVLKFRSMFVNNDHSVHQEYVTKLIANQAQRHGATGAGDGVYKLTNDRRITPLGEFLRRTSLDELPQIFNVLLGEMSLVGPRPAIPYELAAYQTWHRRRILEAKPGITGLWQVTGRSLVKFDDMVRLDLRYANSWSLWLDLWILVRTPMAVIRGSGAY
- a CDS encoding Gfo/Idh/MocA family protein — its product is MNFGVIGYGYWGPNVVRNLATLEGTQVLAIADLDAGARQRAQRAYPAIHVTADAREVLTSTKIDAIAVISPVWTHYELTKAALENGKHVFVEKPFTANTAQGQELVELAEKRNLKIMVDHTFLFTGAVKKISQLIDEGALGKLYYYDSTRVNLGLLQHDVNVLWDLAPHDLSIMDHLIKETPEAVVATGEKHLNDYEDVAYMTLYFPGKTIAHINVNWLSPVKVRMTLIGGERKMVVWNDLVADEKVRVYDRGVQTTTQEGMYKLLVNYRSGDMYAPRIEPAEALTQELKYFVDCITTGTDPINDGRAGLRVVRMLEAATKSLSTRGSLVKL